Below is a window of Coriobacterium glomerans PW2 DNA.
CGCCGCCATATCGCTCGCCCAGGTTCCCGGAACGTAGTTGCACCAGATGAGAACGAGCGCCGGACGGATGCCGCGATCATGCGCCATCTCGCACATGGTGCGAGCGCGCTCCCACCACGCCGGGTTCGGCGCAGACCAGTCGAATTTCACTCCATCTTCGCTGGCGTACGGGTACACCCCCAGATCCGGCCGGCAGCGATCCCATTGCGGCAGCGTGTTGATCTGCACCGTGTTGAATCCCTGCTCGGCGCGGCGCTCAAGATAGTAGTCCCAATCATCGAGCGCGATGCTCGTGAATGCGCTCCAGCAGGTGTCCGCGGTCCAGAACCACGGCTGGCCATCAAGAAGAAAGCCGTCACCCCGCTTGTTTACGCTCAGCGATCCCAAAGCCATGATCTCTCCTTTTCTCGTGCGACACGCCCGTCGCGAATCGTCATCTGCATACCTGCCAGAGCCGTGCTGCAGCCCTGAGAGCCCGCGGACGCGAAGCGCCTACTCGCTGTCCGCGTCCATCTGCTCCATCTCCTGCTTTGAGAAACCGGTCATATAGACCACGACGGTTGCGACAGCAAACGATATAGCCATGCCGATGACTGCGCAGACGACATTTCTCTGGCCGCCTTGAAGGTAATTCAGCACGACCAAAAGATTCGACGCCCCACCGGCCATATAGTATGTGACACCGAGAATTCCTGAGATCACGGCTCCTACCGCTCCGCCGATGAACATACCCAGCATCGTGCGACGAAAGCGCAGCAGTATGCCGAACAGCGCCGGCTCGGTCACGCCTCCCAGCATCGCGGAGACGACATAGCCCAGGGACAATCCCTTCTCCTCCTTGTTGCGCAACCGCAGAAACGAACCTAGGGCGCAGCCCCAGACCGCCGTCATCGCGCAGTTCGTGGATACGAAGACGAACGGATCGTATCCCACCTGTATGATCTGCACCTGTGCGAGCATGATGACCGGCATGTGCATGCCGGCAACGACGAAAAGCTGCCAGGAGGCACCGAGAACCGCCATGACGACGATGATGCCGACGCCGCCGATCTTTGACAGCGGGAACAAGGAGTTGGCCAAAAGATTGCCGAGCTCGTTGCCGATGGGCGCGACCAAGATGAGCGCGACGGGCACGACGATGATCATGGTGCAAAACGGTGCGAAAATTGTCGACAGGATATCGGGCACGTGACGCTTCATCCACTTCTCGACGAAATAGAGAACGACTACCGACAACACAATGGGGACGACGGTCTGAGAGTAGTTGGCAGCGGTGATAGAGATACCGTAGACGCTGATGTGCTCACTGTTCGCAGCCGCTTGGGTGATGCTCGGAGCGACCAGCAAGCCGCCGGTGAGCATGCCGAGCACCGGACTCGCGCCGATTTTTTTGGCGCACGCGTAACCCAGATAGATCGGCAGGAAGTAGAAGGTCGCCTCATAAAGCGTCGTGTAGAAAAACGTGTAGGTGGCATCGGTATCGGAGATGACATGAAGCATCTGCGGTCCCAGGACCACAGCGAAAGTTCGAAACAGACCCCCTGCCATGACCAAAGGGATGAGCTGGACCATCGAGCCGGAAATGTAATCCAGTACGCGGTTTCCAAATACCTTCAAGGTCAACTTCTCACGCGGAACATCGCGGGACTGCTCCTTGTCGCCAGCTTGGGCGATCCCGGCTGCCGCACAGAACTCTTCGCACACCTTCGGTACGTTCTGACCGATGATGACCTGAAGCTGCGAACCGGAGAACTGGGCTCCGAGTACGCCTTTGATCTTCTTGATGCTGTCGATGACCGCCTTGCTGTCGTCTTTCAGTGTGAGACGCAATCGGGTCATGCAGTTCGAAGCCGATATGATGTTCGCCGCACCTCCAACCTCCGCAAGGACATCCGTTGCGATCTGCCTGTTGTCTGCCATTGATCCTCCCTCGTGAGCTGCAGTTCATTCTCCCCCTGAGCGGCGCTCTTGGCCGACGGCCGCTCGCAGGTGCTTCAATGCTGTCCAGTAAACAAATTGTTTATTGAACGTTTAGATTGATAGGATACCGGATTTGAATAATTGACCGAGGTTTTACCGGTAGACGGTTTTATAAATAAGCTAAACGGTATGTATCTACTGAAGTTACCTGATGATATGCTTTCTAGTTATTAAACATGTTTACTTGTGAGAAGAATCGCGCTGGACTGCCGCTGGGGGGGGGATAGGACAGCTTGAACGATTTGTCACCAGTCGGTGTGTGGGAATAAGCGACTATGCACCAGATCAGATCAGCTGTCCGGGCTCGCAGAACCCTGCTCTCGCTTCTTGTCGTTGCGTCAGGTGATGCACCGGTGATGACGCCGATATCGTGATCGGTCGTTCAGCTGGCGGTGGCAGGTGCGCCACGCCGCCGAGCCCGCCTTTGGCATTGCGCTGCCACCGCGAAATACATGAAGTATCTGTCAACATCTTCAACGTCAGTATCAGATGCGTCCTCGAAAAAGATCCGAAGAAACTCATTGCGAGCGAGAAGAAGCTCCCGCAGGCGATGAGACCTCTGCTCGACAAGACAGCACACGGTAGCATCGATAAGGTCAACCGCCCTGTCGAGCGCGCCGTCGGCGCGCTCGATGTCTGCTGCGCGTCGAGCGCTGATCGCGCGATCAACCTCGATGCCGATGTTTCCCATCTGCTCGAGAAAACTCAGACCCTCCCATCTTCTCTGGTCGATCCTGTAGCTACTCATGTACGACCTCGGAGATGATGGAGAGTATCTCATTTCGCGTCTGCGGATCTTGGACAGATTGTGAGCGGTTCTGCTGCCACGGCCTGATATTGATCAGCGACTTGAACTCGACAAAGCTCTCGGATCTGAATTTATCGGGATACAGGTTGATGCCCCATAGATCATCTTGAGCCGAACCATCCTCCAGTAGAAATTGCTCCTCATCTGCGTGGAGATCCGCATCGAGAACGACGATCCCTCGCCGCGTATCGACGACGGCTTTGACGAAATCGCTGTAGGTTCGCTCGGCTACGGATCTCAGATCTTCAACAGAGATGGATGTGACCTTGTTCATGGTACAAGCCTTCTAATCCAAGGAGGTACACGTTGTTTTGAGAACATGGTAGCGCATAAGAGCATATAGGTGCCTATTAAACATCAGCAAAATCAAATCCAGCAGTCACTGGTCCAGCATAGACCCCAGAGTGGTTTCGTAACGCTCGTTTTACTAAAACATATCCCACCTCGTTCTCATAGCGCGATGCAAACTCATTAAATCCGTCGACAAGCCTGCCACACCAACACAGCGAACAGATCCCGGAGACCAGAAGATCTGCATTCATATCGCATATCTCATTCCGACCTCACTGCAAGAGGAAGTTCGACATAGCTTTGATGCGCACCTGTAAATATGCGTTGGTGCGCGATGATTGCCTCTATTGTCTGCGCGCTCCACGGGCCGGACTTGTTGCTGTGTATCGCATACATGGGAAAATTGCTGGATGAAATCAGCAGCAGTATCGATGAACCCGGCTGCAGCTCCCAAGCGATATCACCAAGCGACAAATCAATTCGAGTTTGCGCACCCGGCTCGTATCTGCACTCGTTGTCGAATACCTGATGGGAAAGCGCGCTTATACCATCCTTAATGTTGATATAAAGATCGTCAGCCGTGTGCTCGCAAAGCCGTACGGCGAACGCCGTATCCTCGCAGTCTGATGAAACCTCCAAATGAACCTTTATCTCGCCAGCGATCATCACCATATCAAAAAAAGCATGGGTTTCGAACCGAACGACATCTGAACGATCTGGATAGGGATCCGTCATGGTAAACCCATGAGGCAGGTCGGTGAACCCGGGGGTGATCCAAGCCAGCAATTCATTACCCCCTGGCCATGTGTTCGGCCAACGAGGATCATAGTCAAATTCCACGCTTCCCATTTCCGAAGATTCTTCCGACAGCTCGCCTCTAGAGCCCAAGTAATACTTCTGATCCATTGCTTTTGCACTGTCGAAATCAACCCAGCGATTTCCGCGCATCAAATAAACAGCCGAATCGAAAATCTCCTCGGTACCACGAACAATATGGTTGAACCAATCAAGGTTGGCGCGTAGATTCATGAATCCAAATCGTTGCGCATCATCATACGTCAACTTGCCTGTTGGGGAGCCGATGTGATCGCCGGGTGTCACAATCAACCGACTTCGAGCCCGCACATCTGGGCGCAACTCACGAAATCCAATGAGACTGCCCTGCAGATGATGGTCCGCCCATCCATCGGTGATGAGTACTGGTACGGTAATCTTTGAGGGAACGTCCCGCAGAGTCTGCCAGATGCCATCCGTCCAGTATGGAGCAGCCATATCAGTCTCTCGCAGATAATCCTGATAGAAGGGCATCTGTTGGCGAACGATTTCGATGTCGCGCTTGTCGGCGGGATATAGACTGATCGCGCGGCGATATTGTTCCGCAGGCGAAAGATCGGACTTCACGCCGGAATTTGCAAAGGCCCACGAGGTATATATATCTTCACGAAAGACTCCGTTGCAATACACCTGATCGAATCGATTGACGCCGTAGACTTCAAGAACCATTGTCTTGACTTTCTCAGGAAGGACGTCGCCGACGATCCATTGCGTGAAAGCGGAATACGAGCGCCCAAACGTGCAGATGGATCGCACCCAATCTTGTGCTTGAAGCCAATTCAGCGAATCGATACCGTCATTTCTCTCATTCTGAAACGGATCCCATAGTCCCTCAGAATCACCGGTCCCTCGACAATCCTGAATGATCATGCAATAACCCTGCTCTACAAAGGGTGTGTAGATCGCTTCACAAATCGACTCATTGGCGGGATAGGGGTTTCGCGTGAAGAGTACGTCGTACGGAGAGCTCGAATCCGGTAAAAAAATGCGCGTGTTGAGTAGAATGCCATCGCGCATTCTCACCTGTGCTGTTCGCAACTTGACTGATTGTGACCGCGCTTTCGGATAAGTTGCTGTGACTTTTTGATACCATGAAATGAGGCCGCTATCCTTGATGGTAAACACTACGGTCCCTCGCTATCGTCTTCGCTGACTGAACATCCAAGGGAGAAGATCCGAGTTTTTGAACGCAAGCTTCCAACTTGCATGTGGATTCGGTCTCACTAGACCAGGCTCGTATATTGTCATGCGGACATGCCTGTTGCCCTGACTCTTGACAGCGGCGACCGAGCTTCGAGTTCCACGAACATCAACAGTCGAATCATCTTCAGCGTGAAACGCCCAGATCGGAATTTCATTGAGCCTACTAGCTTCCCGTTGAGTCGGTTCCATATAGCGACCGCCTCCCGGATCACCAAGAAAGCTCTTTTCATCATTGTAGATGTAGCCACAGCAGGGAACGATTGCAGCGAACATATCCGGATGCCGCTCGGCAAAATGCCACGTTGCAGCACCACCGTTGGAAAGACCGGCAAGATAGATTCGGCTCGTATCGATATTCTCCTCTTCGATCACGGCATCGATGAGACGTATCAAAGCATCTCGAATTTCTGGTCGAAACCATCCGCTTAGCTCAGGAGTCCATGAAACCTGTGGAACCAGGAGAACGGCATCTTCGTGGTTCATGATGTAGTCATGAATCGCCTGAGGAACATCGTTGCCGATCAGCGGCAACCAATCTGCGAGACCGCGCTCTCCCGAGCCGTGCAAAAAGACCACGAGCGGTCGTTTTGTTGCACTTGTACCGGTCGCATATTGATAGCATCCGATGCAGCCATTACCATATTGAAAGGCAAAGCTGGAGAAATCTCTAAAAAATGCCGGCTCGCGAAAACTGATTAAAAAGCTGGACTGCCGGCTTTTCCCGAGTTCGAGAAATGCTTCGATCTCAGGAAGTGCAAAACGATTCACGAAATCATCTTGATCGAAAGAAAATGTCGCCAGACGCGAATCTCTCGCGAAATCGACATGAACGTCACGTCCAGAACAATCGATCGAGGTTATCGGTACCCTCTCGCCTCTCACCTGAAAGTAAACTTGAGAATCGTTGAGGTGAAACTTCTTGTTCAATTTGATGTCTGCGCAAATGACCTGATCTCCGTCTGCGGTGATCTCACGCGTATAGATAATTCTACTCTGCATGTAAAACATCTCCGATTCGCTTACCATGCTGTCTAGAAAACATGATTGAAGCCACCACGCTTAAGCCGGCAAGTATATAGAGAATGACATTCAGCAGAAGTGGCACCGAAAACGAGTTGGTCAGATCATAGAAAATGCCATCGATGCTCACTGCGCTTGCGGCCGATACAGCAGAGAAAACGCCGAGGATTGACAAGATGTTGCTATAGTCCTTCTGACCGAACTGAGTTCGGATGAGGTATGGCATCGCAACGAGCAAGATTCCCTGACCCAATCCTAGAATAAAGCCACTTGCAACCAACGCGAATGCGCTGCGCATGACGAGCAGACCACTCCATCCGATTACTCCAAAGACCGTGAAGATACCGATCACTGCACGGTTATTGCATTTATCCAACAGATATCCGATACAGATTTTTCCCACCGCTGCCCCCAGCATGACCCCAGAAACCACTGCTGCGCCAGTCGTGAGCGGCAAGCCGATGTTCACGATATGCCCTGAGATGTGCTGGACGAATCCTGCAACAAACTGCAGCGAAATCATTGCAAATGCAAGAAGGTAAAACATTGGCGTTCTGACAGCCTCTCCCAACGTGATACCCGTCTTTGAGCATTCGTCAGTCGATCCAACTTCCGGTGTCTCATGTCCGTAAGCCTCCTGACCTTTTCCAGGCTTATCCTTCAATAGGAACATCGTGAGAGGCACTATCGTGATTAAGAGAATACCTCCCTCGACCATCCAGCCTGTGCGCCAGCCAAAGCTAGTAATAACCGAGCTGATAGCCGGATTGAATATGGTTCCCCCGATGGCAGAGACGCTCAGGGCAATTCCCATAACGGTACCAAGTTTCTTTTCAAACCAATTTCCAAGAAGAACCGGGATCGAAAGGCCGATGGCAAACGGCTGGCAAATTCCAATCAGCATGGATACAAAATAGAGTTGTGCTAACGATTTAGCAAATGCAAGGCTAACCAGCCCGGCACCCATGATAACGAAGCAACTTACCACAATGCGCTTGACGCTAATCTTAGTCATGACCTTTCCTGCAAACAGAAGGGTTACGGCACCGGTTATGCTTTGAAATGTGGACATGAGCGCAATTTGGGTCCTGCCAACTTTGAACGCCACGCTCATCGGTTCGTAAAATAAACCGACTGTGTTGATCACGAGGCCAAACCCGACCAGGGAAATCAAACAGCAGATTCCAAAGATCCACCATGCATAACCTGATTTTTCCTTCATAGCCAATTACCTCCCTAGATTCGCCGATGAGCGAAGTCTACAGGAGGCTTATTTTGGGGAATTGTATAATCGAATGGTAATTTTAACTATATAACGCATTTGGGAGCTGCCCTATGCAAGATGCGCTTCGCAATCTTATCTCGGAGTTCCACCGATCGAGCAAACTTCCTATTTTCCTCATCGATTCAACGACTCGAATCGAGGAGTCTTTCCGCTCGCCCGCCACGCCTGAGCCGCCGAAATCGCACCTCTCCCAGCTGACTGAGGTGCCGCCGCGTAAAGCTCGCATCTACACATGGAATGGCAACGAGTACTACAGCGTCATCGGAACTGAAAATGCCGACTTCCCCTACATTGTGTTATGGGTGACCCCGAGAACGCTTGAGGAGACCGGCCATTATGAAGACAGATTCCCCACGATCGGCATGGAACGACTGGCCTCCTACACAAGGATCCTGTTCTTCGCTCTGTTTCGAAGTATGCCGGTGATCGATGTCCCGACCTCGATCACCGATACCGTGTTCTCGTCTCAGGCGCATCCGCGTACCTACTACGATCAGCTCGATCTCCCCGAAATTCGACACAACAGCTTCGCCAAGGAGACGCTGTTGCTCGATGCCGTCGAGCGGGGGGACCTCAAGAGCTTCAACAGACGGCTCTCCGGGTTGCTTCTGAGCGGAACTTACGGCCAGATGGCCACGCGCAACGAGCTGAGAAACAAGAAGAATCTCGCGTTGTCGGCGACGACGCTGATAACGCGGGCCGCCATAAGAGGAGGGCTCAAGCAGGATGCCGCGTTCAAGCTGAGCGATCGATGCTGCCAGCAAATCGAGCACATGGACTCGATAGAAAACGTCAGCACGCTGATTCAAGAGATCGGATCGCTCTTCATCGTTCGCATCCAGGCAGCAGACAAGCATCCGGGATTCGCAACGATCTATCGGATCAAAGACTATGTGGCAAGCCACTTGAACGGGCGGATCCTATTGGACGACATGGCGGCGGCGCTCGGCTATTCAAAGAACTACCTGTGCGCCAGGTTCCGACGCGAGACGGGCATGACGATCATCTACTATGCGAACAAAGAAAAGATACGTGAGGCTAAAAGCCTGTTGACGTTTACGAATCTGCCTATAGCAAAAATCGCGGAGTCGCTCGGACTCACCGATCAGAGCTACCTCACACGCCTGTTCATCCGGTTTGAGAAGACCACGCCGCGTGACTATCGCAAAAGCTACCATGTCTGAGCGAGAGTTTCACGCTCATGCGATCGGCCATCGATCACGCATATGATGTCAACTCAGATCCTCGCCGTTGGTGGCGATAACCCGTTTGTACCACTCGAAGCTCTTCTTGCGCGAGCGCGCAAGCGTGCCTTCACCGTCATCATCGCGATCAACATAGATGAAGCCGTAGCGCTTTGACATCTCGCCCGTGCTGGCAGAGATGAGATCGATCGGAGCCCACGTGGTATATCCCATGAGATCGACGCCATCCTGATCGATCGCGTCTCGCATAGCTTGAATATGCTGGCGCAGGTAATCGATGCGATAATCGTCCAAGATGCTTCCATCCGCCTCGATGCGGTCTTTGGCACCGAGGCCGTTTTCCACGATGAACAGCGGCTTCTGGTAGCGGTCGTACAGATCATTCAGTGTGATGCGAAGACCCAAAGGATCGATCGCCCAGCCCCACTCGCTGCGCTTCAGATAGGGATTTCGCACCTCGCCGAAGAAATCGCCCGGAATGCGCATGGCATCCGAATCGGGACCGGCGGCGCATCGCGAAGCATAGTAGCTGAACGAAACGAAATCAGCGGTGTTCTCAGCTAAGATCTGATGGTCCTCATCGGTCATACCGACATCGATCCCATCGCGCTCCAGACGCTTTACAGCGAACGCTGGATAACTCCCGCGCGCTTGCACGTCCGTGAAGAAATAGTTCGCCTGGCTCTCGACTTGGGCGGCGCGCACGTCTTCTGGGTGGCAGGAGTACGGATAGTAGCTGCCCGCTGCGATCATGCAGCCGACCAGGTTTTTCGAATCCACCTCGTGAGCGATCCGAGTCGCCCATGCGCTCGCGACCAGTTCGTTGTGAATCGAGCGAGCCTCCGCTTCCAGCTTGTTCTCGCTCTCATCGAACACGAGTCCCGCGCCCATGAACGGCAGCTGCAAGATCATATTGATCTCGTTGAATGTCAACCAGTAGCGAACCAGACCTCGATAGCGTTCGAACAGCACGCTCACCAATCGCTTATAGAAGTCGATGAGTTGACGGCTGCGCCAACCGCCGTATTTCCTTATGAGATGAATCGGACAATCGAAGTGGGTGATTGTAACGAGCGGCTCGATACCGTGACGATGGCACTCGACAAACAGCTTCTCATAGAAGGCCAAGCCCTCCTCGTTTGGCTCCTCCTCGTCTCCATTCGGGAATATCCTCGTCCAGGCAATAGAGAGCCGGTAGGTCTTGAAGCCCATCTCACCGAAAAGAGCGATGTCGTGTCGGTATCTATGATACATATCGATCGCAACCTTCGCCGGATAGTGGAAGCCGCTCTCGAAGGAGAGCATCTTGCGCAGGCCCGCTGCGACTCTCAGGCGCTCAGGGCCATGTGGCATCACGTCGACATTGGCCAGCCCGCGTCCTGCCTCATCGTAGCCGCCCTCGCACTGGTTCGCTGCGGTGGCTCCGCCCCAGAGAAAACCTTCAGGAAAGCCCATGTCCGTCGTCCTTTCATGCTGGCATACATCGCAGGTATGCCCGTTCGCCCCCGAACTCATTCATGAAGGATGTCTCTCAGCTCCTGTACCGCTCCGTAGAGGTTCGCGTCGTTTCCCAGCTCCGCTCTGCGGATGACCGGATGGGGAATGTCTCGGATAAAGCCGGTGTAGTGCGCGAGCACCGTCGGGAGCTGTTGATTGAGCGCTTCAACCAAGGCAGGATTCGCGCTGATCCCCCCGCCGATTGCAAATACCTCCGGATCGAGGACGGCCTGCAGGTTGAGTAGGTTGGAGTCGAACATCCGGGCGTAGCGCTCAAGACCGCGACGTGCGGCTTCATCGCCGGCATCAATCCACTCGAACAGCTTCCTGCCGTCCACGCCTGCGGAACCAGCGATACCCTTTTCCTCGAGGATCGCCGCGCGCAGGGCCAACCAGCCGCCGGTGAAGCCGAAGACGTGCTCGACCGCCACGCAGTCCTCGGTGTTGTTGCTCATGAAGCTGAATTCCCCGGCGAAACCGTGCGCGCCGCGCACGACATGGCCACCGATGACGATTCCGCCGCCGATCCCGGTACCCACCGTGAGCACGGCACCGACGCGAGTCGCTCTGAGCGCCCCGCGCTTGTACTCGCCGAGCGCGCAGCACTTGCCGTCGTTGCTGACGCAGACCGGGACCCCCAGCTGCTCGCGAAGGGCCCGACCGAGTGGGAATCCATCCATATAGGCCAAGGCCCCACCCCGGTGAACGATGCCGTCGAGATCGTTCTCGTAAAAGCCACCGGGTGCGCTGACGCCGACCCCTGCGATGTCATCTTGGTATGGTCGGCCTATCGTGGCGAGCGCCGCGATGAGGTCGGTGGGAGATTCGAAATCGGTTGGAACCGAACCGCGGTCCGCTATCGCGAAGTCGTCGTCGAGGACGCACCACTTGATACTGGTGCCTCCGATATCGATTCCAAGATAGCGCTTCATCGCGACCGCTCCCATGATTGCTGCACCTGCGCCCTGCGCGCACCTCTGCTATCAGCTTCCCCGGACGGGCATCTGTCAAAACCATATCGAATCATTCCCATAATTCGCATCAGCGCCGCACGGATTGCCCGAGGCGACAGGACGAGCCCCTCTCGGGCTTCACAGAGCGTTCTCCCCTCTGGCCTGCATGCGGACAAGCATGTAGGGACGGCTCGGAAGCTCCAGCCGGAATGCCCCGGACATATCCTCGTGCGCGCGCTCCACTGTCATGTTCCAGGTATCGATCACATCGATTGCGTAGCGCGACCCCTCCGGGAGGACAAAATCGCGGTATGCGGGGCGAGAGAGACCGAAGTATATGAGGATGCAATCCGTTCCGGATCCCTGTTTGTCGGCCATGCACGTCACATCCCATGTGAACGTGCCGGCCAGCGTGAAGACCTCCCCGGCTACGTGGTCCATATCCTGCGGCAATGATTCCATGAACTCGCGACAGAACGCGATGCGCGCAGGAGATTCGCCATGAAGTCTGCCTCCATGCGCCCACCAGATCTGCGGGCCGCGATCCACGAACGTCTCCCCGTGCGTGAGGTAGCCGCCTCTGAGCACGCCCTCCCAGAACCGGCGGACCATCTCCTCGCCGCTGATGTTGCCCCAACCCCAGCTGATATTTCCCTCGTAGGCGCATTCATCGACAACGACCGGCTTGCCATAGGCGCGGCGCAGCTCGCTCACGCACTCCGCGGTGCGACGCACATCGATACGCTGCCAGCTGACATGTGTGATCCAAGGATGCGTGTGGTCGAACACCGTCCGGCAGTTGTGGATCGAGCGCAGGTGACCCCAGGGATCGTTCGCCATGATAACTCGTGCGTATCTGTCCCAGTCCTCCACGGTCTTGTGCGGCATGAGATCGAACTCGTTGGCGAGGCTCCACCAGATGTTCTTGAACGCCGCGTAGCGTCGAGCGACATAGCTCAGGTAGAAGATATCCTCTTCTGTCGACATGCTGGAAAAGCCCCATTCGGGTTTGTCGTAAGGATGCAGCAGGATGATATCCGCTTGGATTCCCATCTCATCGAGCTGCGACAACCGCCGATCGAGGTTTTCCCAGAACGGCTCGTTGAATCGCGCGCGATCGAAGCCATCTGTCGGATCGCCCGGAAAGGGGAAGAGCTCCGGATCCTCATGATTGTAATCATAGAACTTTGGAAAGATGCACATGCGCAGCTTGTTAAAAGGTGCATGGGCAAGCGTTCGCAGCGTCTGCTCCTGGACCGCCGCAGGCTGATTGATCCACGCATAGCATGTGGTACCGAACGGCAGAAAGCGCGTGCCGTCTTCGAAGGAGAAGGTGAAATCGAGCGACGAGTCAAAGAGGGCGGATGTGTGCATGACGTCTTTCGATCGCAGCACCCGACCGTGATTGGAGGCCTGAGCGGGCTCCACGAACAGCTCACCGCGCGCGCCGTCCAGCAGCGCATCGGAGCTTGTCGTCTCGAAGCTCCATGATCCCTCAAGAGTCGGCATGAATCGGATGCCATAGCGTCCATCCCCGCGGTAGAAACCTTGAACGACGACGCTGTCTGCTCCCCTCTCACTCGTGAATCTCGCAGACAGCTCGACGTCGCGATAGGGGTTGCCCTTGTCTGTTCCCTCCAAGACCACTTCGAAGATGCGGTACTGCTCGATGGTTTGCATGAGCTCCTCCTTTGAAGCTTG
It encodes the following:
- a CDS encoding PTS transporter subunit EIIC, whose translation is MADNRQIATDVLAEVGGAANIISASNCMTRLRLTLKDDSKAVIDSIKKIKGVLGAQFSGSQLQVIIGQNVPKVCEEFCAAAGIAQAGDKEQSRDVPREKLTLKVFGNRVLDYISGSMVQLIPLVMAGGLFRTFAVVLGPQMLHVISDTDATYTFFYTTLYEATFYFLPIYLGYACAKKIGASPVLGMLTGGLLVAPSITQAAANSEHISVYGISITAANYSQTVVPIVLSVVVLYFVEKWMKRHVPDILSTIFAPFCTMIIVVPVALILVAPIGNELGNLLANSLFPLSKIGGVGIIVVMAVLGASWQLFVVAGMHMPVIMLAQVQIIQVGYDPFVFVSTNCAMTAVWGCALGSFLRLRNKEEKGLSLGYVVSAMLGGVTEPALFGILLRFRRTMLGMFIGGAVGAVISGILGVTYYMAGGASNLLVVLNYLQGGQRNVVCAVIGMAISFAVATVVVYMTGFSKQEMEQMDADSE
- a CDS encoding DUF5674 family protein, whose translation is MNKVTSISVEDLRSVAERTYSDFVKAVVDTRRGIVVLDADLHADEEQFLLEDGSAQDDLWGINLYPDKFRSESFVEFKSLINIRPWQQNRSQSVQDPQTRNEILSIISEVVHE
- a CDS encoding CocE/NonD family hydrolase, whose translation is MFTIKDSGLISWYQKVTATYPKARSQSVKLRTAQVRMRDGILLNTRIFLPDSSSPYDVLFTRNPYPANESICEAIYTPFVEQGYCMIIQDCRGTGDSEGLWDPFQNERNDGIDSLNWLQAQDWVRSICTFGRSYSAFTQWIVGDVLPEKVKTMVLEVYGVNRFDQVYCNGVFREDIYTSWAFANSGVKSDLSPAEQYRRAISLYPADKRDIEIVRQQMPFYQDYLRETDMAAPYWTDGIWQTLRDVPSKITVPVLITDGWADHHLQGSLIGFRELRPDVRARSRLIVTPGDHIGSPTGKLTYDDAQRFGFMNLRANLDWFNHIVRGTEEIFDSAVYLMRGNRWVDFDSAKAMDQKYYLGSRGELSEESSEMGSVEFDYDPRWPNTWPGGNELLAWITPGFTDLPHGFTMTDPYPDRSDVVRFETHAFFDMVMIAGEIKVHLEVSSDCEDTAFAVRLCEHTADDLYINIKDGISALSHQVFDNECRYEPGAQTRIDLSLGDIAWELQPGSSILLLISSSNFPMYAIHSNKSGPWSAQTIEAIIAHQRIFTGAHQSYVELPLAVRSE
- a CDS encoding prolyl oligopeptidase family serine peptidase; protein product: MQSRIIYTREITADGDQVICADIKLNKKFHLNDSQVYFQVRGERVPITSIDCSGRDVHVDFARDSRLATFSFDQDDFVNRFALPEIEAFLELGKSRQSSFLISFREPAFFRDFSSFAFQYGNGCIGCYQYATGTSATKRPLVVFLHGSGERGLADWLPLIGNDVPQAIHDYIMNHEDAVLLVPQVSWTPELSGWFRPEIRDALIRLIDAVIEEENIDTSRIYLAGLSNGGAATWHFAERHPDMFAAIVPCCGYIYNDEKSFLGDPGGGRYMEPTQREASRLNEIPIWAFHAEDDSTVDVRGTRSSVAAVKSQGNRHVRMTIYEPGLVRPNPHASWKLAFKNSDLLPWMFSQRRR
- a CDS encoding MFS transporter: MKEKSGYAWWIFGICCLISLVGFGLVINTVGLFYEPMSVAFKVGRTQIALMSTFQSITGAVTLLFAGKVMTKISVKRIVVSCFVIMGAGLVSLAFAKSLAQLYFVSMLIGICQPFAIGLSIPVLLGNWFEKKLGTVMGIALSVSAIGGTIFNPAISSVITSFGWRTGWMVEGGILLITIVPLTMFLLKDKPGKGQEAYGHETPEVGSTDECSKTGITLGEAVRTPMFYLLAFAMISLQFVAGFVQHISGHIVNIGLPLTTGAAVVSGVMLGAAVGKICIGYLLDKCNNRAVIGIFTVFGVIGWSGLLVMRSAFALVASGFILGLGQGILLVAMPYLIRTQFGQKDYSNILSILGVFSAVSAASAVSIDGIFYDLTNSFSVPLLLNVILYILAGLSVVASIMFSRQHGKRIGDVLHAE
- a CDS encoding helix-turn-helix transcriptional regulator; amino-acid sequence: MQDALRNLISEFHRSSKLPIFLIDSTTRIEESFRSPATPEPPKSHLSQLTEVPPRKARIYTWNGNEYYSVIGTENADFPYIVLWVTPRTLEETGHYEDRFPTIGMERLASYTRILFFALFRSMPVIDVPTSITDTVFSSQAHPRTYYDQLDLPEIRHNSFAKETLLLDAVERGDLKSFNRRLSGLLLSGTYGQMATRNELRNKKNLALSATTLITRAAIRGGLKQDAAFKLSDRCCQQIEHMDSIENVSTLIQEIGSLFIVRIQAADKHPGFATIYRIKDYVASHLNGRILLDDMAAALGYSKNYLCARFRRETGMTIIYYANKEKIREAKSLLTFTNLPIAKIAESLGLTDQSYLTRLFIRFEKTTPRDYRKSYHV
- a CDS encoding 6-phospho-beta-glucosidase, with product MGFPEGFLWGGATAANQCEGGYDEAGRGLANVDVMPHGPERLRVAAGLRKMLSFESGFHYPAKVAIDMYHRYRHDIALFGEMGFKTYRLSIAWTRIFPNGDEEEPNEEGLAFYEKLFVECHRHGIEPLVTITHFDCPIHLIRKYGGWRSRQLIDFYKRLVSVLFERYRGLVRYWLTFNEINMILQLPFMGAGLVFDESENKLEAEARSIHNELVASAWATRIAHEVDSKNLVGCMIAAGSYYPYSCHPEDVRAAQVESQANYFFTDVQARGSYPAFAVKRLERDGIDVGMTDEDHQILAENTADFVSFSYYASRCAAGPDSDAMRIPGDFFGEVRNPYLKRSEWGWAIDPLGLRITLNDLYDRYQKPLFIVENGLGAKDRIEADGSILDDYRIDYLRQHIQAMRDAIDQDGVDLMGYTTWAPIDLISASTGEMSKRYGFIYVDRDDDGEGTLARSRKKSFEWYKRVIATNGEDLS